Genomic window (Lycium barbarum isolate Lr01 chromosome 2, ASM1917538v2, whole genome shotgun sequence):
TTGATAGGGTGTCACACTACTTGGATCCAAAGACTGAAGCGAAGATCACTAATGTGGTGGAGAAAGAGATGATTGAGAACCATATGCCTAGGCTCGTCCATATGGAAAATTCAGGTTTAGTGaatatgcttcttgatgataaaTATGAGGATTTGAGAAGAATGTACAACTTATTCCGTAGAGTTCGGAATGGTCTTGCGACTATAAAAGATGTAATGACTTCTCACATCAGGGAGATTGGTAAACAGCTCGTTACCGATCCTGAGAAGCTGAAAGATCCTGTCGAATTTGTCCAGTGTCTCTTGAATGAGAAGGAtaaatatgataacataataatcTTGGCATTCAACAATGACAAGACTTTCCAAAATGCCTTAAACTCGTCTTTTGAATTCTTCATTAACCTAAATCCCCGTTCTCCCGAGTTTATTTcactgtttgtggatgaaaaatTGCGAAAAGGCCTTAAAGGAGTCAGTGAGGAAGATGTTGAAATTATTCTTGACAAGGTGATGATGCTATTCCGTTACTTGCAAGAAAAAGATGTGTTTGAGAAGTACTATAAACAACACTTGGCAAAGCGACTGCTTTCAGGAAAAACAGTTTCCGATGATGCTGAGAGAAGTCTGATCGTTAAGCTGAAGACAGAATGTGGTTATCAGTTCACTTCCAAATTAGAGGGCATGTTTACCGACATGAAAACGTCTCAGGACACGATGCAAGGATTCCATACAGCATATGGTGCTGAATTGGGTGATGGCCCGGGCCCTACATTGGTTGTCCAGGTTCTCACGACGGGATCTTGGCCTACTCAACCTAGTGTCACCTGCAATTTGCCAGCTGAACTGTCAGCTCTGTGCGAGAAGTTCCGGTCGTATTACCTTGGGACCCACACAGGTCGAAGGTTATCCTGGCAGACAAACATGGGCACAGCTGATTTAAAAGCGACATTTGGAAAGGGCCAGAAGCATGAGCTCAATGTCTCTACTTACCAAATGTGTGTCCTCATGCTCTTTAATAATGCTGATCGGCTAATGTACAAGGAGATTGAACAGGCCACGGAGATCCCTTCATCTGATTTGAAACGGTGCTTGCAGTCCATGGCATGCGTTAAGGGAAAGAACGTTCTCCGGAAAGAACCGATGAGTAAGGATATCGGGGAGGATGATGCATTTTTTGTCAACGACAAATTTACAAGCAAATTTTACAAGGTGAAGATAGGAACTGTAGTTGCGCAGAAGGAATCCGAGCCCGAAAAGCAGGAGACACGTCAGAGGGTTGAAGAGGATAGAAAGCCCCAGATTGAAGCTGCTATAGTGAGGATCATGAAATCCAGGAAGGTATTAGATCACAACAACATCATTGCTGAAGTTACAAAGCAATTGCAATCTCGTTTCCTGGCAAATCCCGGGGAGATCAAGAAAAGGATTGAGTCACTTATCGAGAGAGATTTCTTGGAAAGGGATGATGCAGATAGACGATTGTATCGCTACCTTGCATAAGAAATGCGAGCAAGTCATAATTAGTGACTTTCTTAAGCTTCTTTATATTATTCTTGGAATTTTCTCTACCCCCTTTTAGTTTCTGTAGTAGTAATTAAGTTTCAGTGAATGCAATTGTTTCTGCAGACTACATGCATATGCATTTGCTCTTGAGAGAGAGAAAACAAGTACCTTAACGCTCACTAATAAGTTCTTGGAATGAGTTATAACCTGCCATATTAGTCTCATGCATTTGCTTGTTTCATCCTTCATTTGTGATTTGATATCTGGTTTTGGGATTTCACCGACAATGTAAATATTTTCAAACTATCAGGTGATGTAAAAGGTAAGTAGAATAATGATTCACAATCAGTTGAATTCTAAACTTAGGGACTGTTTGGTTCAAGGGATTAGGTGGGTTATCAGGTTATCCTGGTATGAATTTTGCAATTAAATTTGTCCCATGTTTGATTGGAATTTGGACTATAATCTAGATAACTTATGTCATATAACAGGAAGGACGAACGAGACAATGCTATAATACCTACTAATCTTTTCCCTAATTCatgtcctccacaacctcctatgtAAGTTTATGTCCTTGTCAAGCTGCAACTGCACCATATcttgtctaattacctctccttAATACTTCTTTGGCCTGCATCTCCGAAGTCGTCCATAGCCAATTTCTCACACCTTCGCACGAAACATACGTGTATCTCCTCTCCACGTGTCTGAACCATCACAGTCTAACCATAATATAATTGAGATAAATATATAGagctgttataaaataaaaatagtgTAATGAAAATAAAGTTTCAAAACGAAGAGAGAGAGCATTAGAAGCAAGTGTATTAGTACTGCTTGTCCAATTCTGAATTGTGTATGTTCCACCAattatacatggctatatataaaGCCTTAAAATGTAGTGACTTGCAAAGGCAAGCTTGCTACAGTAGTAATGGTGGCCCACATGGTCATCCACTTAATttattcataacactcccccttggatgtccatgtaAAAGATAAAATTCTAGTGAAGAAAAAATATACAATTTATTCCTAATACGCATTTCTTGcttcctcattaaaaaccttaccaggaaaTCCCAGTGGGAAAAAACCTTGGTTAAAAGAGTGCAGTGTGTATTTTACTCCCCCTGGTAGGAGCATCATTTCGTATATCAGTAAGGGCATATGCCAATCATGCGGATTAATTTCTTGAATATTGATGTTGGCCACCCCTTAGTAAATAAATCCGCCAAATTATCACTTTGACTGACTTTGTTGAACATCAATTTCACCATATTGTTGAAAATCATGTGTGAAAAAGAATTTTGGTGAAACGTGTTTGTTCTGTCTCTATCAGCCTTAGCTTTCAATATTGTTGGAATCTTTGTCTTCAAGGAGAGACCATAGTTCCTTCCTAAATGTGTTGAGTTATTGATATCAACCATACACATTCTCCGCTTCCATCAGAGTCACTAGAATTTTTGAGTGACTTGCCCAAGTGGCAAATATTAACTGTCTTATTGAATAACATAATATGGAAGGCGTACACCCACGTGTAAATAAATAATTGAATGAGATCGTACAAACTTCATGTAGATCATAAATATATCCTGCATTTGTATAGACAACAAAATCTTGACAATAACTGTTAGAATAAACAAAATGCATATCAATATTTGATTTCCTTCACATTTTATTTGTGTAGGAGTTATATTTTGCCTATACATTAATAGAATATATTATTTCATAATCATAGTGTTAGCAAGATATGTAAGTGCACCTATTGACTGAAGAATATTTCATCATTTCCATGAGGTCTAAATGAATCTTTATTTATATCGAGTGAGCTCACAACCATTCAGGTATTCAATGGAATCACCTTTTCTATGTGTGACTTGACTGATAGACAAATATTCTATTTGTCAAATTATCGATTTGTAGGCTAAGAAAAATTGTCTTTTCAAAGCCATCATCTTAAATCATTCAGTAGAAAATCTACTGCTTTTGGAAACTCTTAAGAGTTCCAATAATATTACAGTCATACACAATAATCATAACAACTTTATATCCATACCTCTTTATAGAAACACAATGTTACACCCCGTGCTTTTGTATGTAAAGTTTCGTCGAGAGTTAGTTGACGAAGATTTAAAAGGCAAGGTTGtcgtcaaggtcataaggaattataCATGCTCATTATTCATACATGAGAACTTGGTACTATGTTtagtaagtatcgggaaggttggaagttaagcgaatcgaagaaattaagtttgttgaaactcGGGGAAAATTTGACAGAATTCCgaacagaaattttgggtcaactttagatgggcatatctcctagaatatgaggagttacggaacccataacctatgcattcataagttcagcgagtctactttccaatTCAATTGTCAGATATACATTTTCACATCGATTCTGGGAGATATGGGCCGTCGAAGAGTCGACGATCCGTCAATGCATATCGATGACCCGTTAATTTTCAGGCGGTGCAGCTGCTATATATATGCATCTAGTTCGTGATTTTTCTCATTTTAAACCACACCAACAGACCCAAACCCTACATAATACTCCCCAATCCTCTCCTAACCTTTCTTTATCATCCAAGCAAGATCCGAGCCTcgaaaacccgagctagtgaagggaAAGTTGCTCCTAGGGTTTTATCGAAGTTGTTGAGCGTAGGAGTGGGATTTGGAGTTTGGTTCTTGGGATTACAACCCAtttaaagtatgtatatgatttttatctttgctattaagttgattaccaagagttttagatATTTAAAGTGAAAGAAATATAGTTATGAAAGCGGTAAGTAAATTGAGTTAAATTAAGGTTAGGGGCtattttgggagatgttttggcatggatttgattatattttgatatgtaggtATTGACATAATTTGTTTGTGAAGGAATTCCTTAGTTTAAAGTAAAGGAAAAACATGATATGAAGGGCCTAAACTAGTTTGTTGATGTGGCTGTCTTGAAGGCTGTTTTGATTGAAAATTTTGgagagatttctacttgtgtATGTTgctgtatattgttattgttgttattgatgatgtTGTGTATGTTGTGCGCCGTTTGGGAGTTCgattggagtaagaattataggagaaatgctgcctgaatttcgttaagttttATACGTACTTGAAATGGGTAATAAGGGAGGTATATGGCCTAATTGTACTtcatgttatcttggttgtagtgttACAAGCTTGGGAAGTAAGCATCGGACATTAGGCAGACTCCaagttatgttaaggctatccttttttttttggcatgatcttatgatatgaaccaacaaatgagtaaatgagcttccatattactctactcttagagcccgtttggattggcttataagttgcttataagttgcttataagctgttttcagtttttttgagtgtttggctggccagcttaaaatcattttgtgcttaaaataagttcaaaaaaataattgggtctatttgacttagcttatctaaagcagcttataagccaaaaaaaataagttagactaccccaacttatttttttggcttataagctgttttcagcttataggcataagcccatccaaacaggctcttagaagcattaggagtacttcagtctttgatgttcctgcaCCCcgcttatgattgttccttctgttcatgagtccagttctatgtatacagtttattcctgcattacatttattcatatatatatatatatatatacgcatattgacccgtgaccaaaaggcgttatatacgcgcatattatatgtgttgacatccaattttgtcccacttttccTCTAAATAATTTCTTTACGCTTCCTAGTCATTAATAATCAATTTTTACTTATTAGTGTAAttatttccatttctaatacaaccACTATATTGGTAATActattatttttacttttattattaACATTAGTACTATTACAATCATATGTTGCTATCATCCTTACGTAttattagtaataataataatagtaactacGCTAATTACTAAAATTATAATTCGTATCCTTAGTATTATTATTTAAGcaatatgtttatatgtatattttctagttataatgTTCATATTATATTtagctatgtatgtatatatatatagtaaatagTCTGTGttataattataatatatttaaAATTATTAAGATAAGGAAGTTAAAGAAAATGTTGTTGTAGGAAAAGGCCACTAGTTAAGCCAATTCAATCCAACACCATTTTCAACCAACAATTAGCCTCTAGCCCAATTCCCTTAACTAAGCCCAAATCTGTCTAAGCCCTTTTATCAAAATTAACCTCAGCAGCCCATTTTTGTTTTCCTCCCCACTGACCCAAATGAATCCCAAACCAGGCCAAATGAAAGCCCGCTTCAGCCAAACAAAACCTAGAAACAAAATTAAGGTGCAAAACTTTTCATCTTTTCCAGCAAGAGCCGCCCACCTCTTTTCCCTTTTATGAACAAAAGCCAATCTCTCTCACTTCTAAACCAGAATTTGTAGGCCTATTTTGGTGAAAGTCTTTAAAAATCTTCATCTCTTTCACACGATTCGgtcaaacgaaaaaaaaaactgttGGAAGAAATCCGCGTTTTCAGAGATTTGATTCTCTATTCAAACGATCATTTTCGTTCTTCAAGGCCCGCCCCGTCTAACTcggaaaaattattaattaaaaatgacgtacgaattacggctcattttgaccgcattttttatttttaaatatttctcggaagtatatcaatattggactcattttgaagctcgttTCTTAAAACGACgtgttataatttttatttcatcaaaatattattttacaaggggcaaattcttgataattctatCTACCTCTTTTCCctattcaataaaaaaaaaaacaaaaaaaacaaaaaaaaaaaaagaagaagagagcatGCGTCTCTTTCTTTCCATCTCTGCTCCATTTTTTCTTTGGACAAAAGTTCAACTTTCCCTCAtctgatttctttcttttttttttttgggctccaCACGTTTCCTCCTTTTTGACTGCATATCACCTTTTCCCTAAATTTTCTCCTTCTCCCCCAATCTCAACGACACAATCTCTATTTTTTCTACTACCAAATCACCTCTCTCTCTCCTCATTATTTTTTCACCACCAACGTTCAAAACAAACAGATTTCTTCAACTTTGAAATCCCGCCCAAAATCACAAATTCTAATTTTTCTACATCTATAAATACTTTATTAAttgcttcaaaaaaaaaaaaaaaggagaaaacagGGAGTTttgagaaacaaaaaaaaaagaatctctCAATTCTTGTCTATCTACTTTAGTTATTTATAAGTTTTAATTCTCATTTTATTGGGGGAGTAGTAGCGGATCTAAGACCTCAAAGCCTCGTTCACTGCTCCCGTGGAAGGTAATAATCCGACACCGTGTTTTTACTTTTCATGTTAGAATCGTTGTGTTTGTTcagaaaaatcatgaaatagatCTGTCCATTTTTTTGACAGTCCGAGTACAACATGTGCTGCATTTGTTTGGGTATGTTCATGCGTTACGAAGCTATGTTTTACTTATGTTTCGCTTTCATCTTCCGTACTAAAATCATACCTCGAAATCTTAGGATATAATATCGTGTTTTTAATATGGTAGAGAATAATTTGTTCGATTCCATTTCCTTTCACATGGAATAGGGATgcaaactttattttatttttctattttgttTGGAGATACCTTTTAGCATCATCTCCACAAAAATGTATTAGTAGCATGTTTAATTTCCAAATGCTGTTAGCATGAATATGTACTTGTGAGTTATATTCTGAATTGTTGTTTCTCTCAACTTTTAGATGTCATGGTATTAGGAGTTTATTTTAATGTATTTATCTAAATGAGGTCATGGTTTattacttattttattttattgtattattattattattattattattattattattattattattattattattttacctGAGGCGTCATTGTTGGGAAGTACATATGGCTTTAGtagttttaattaattaattagtaaaCATATGAACAACCATCCAAATATGTCATACACTAGTAATCAACTTGAGATTTTAGATACGGATATAGAATAGTTCCATTTTTTTAGAGTAATTTGCTGAGTCCAGAAGTCTTGATTTCCAACCATTCGTTATTTTCTTGTTGTCTTTGTTGAGATTTAGTCTAGTTTTGCTTTCATTAAGTTGGATCTATGGATTCTCCATATTAATCTTTATTGTCTTGTTTTATTTGCATGAATACTTTGGAGCAAACATGGAGTCTTAATGCAAGACTCTTCCCGAGCATGGACTCGGAGTCACTTTCTTTGGACTATTATTTTCTCTTGTCTTAACTATGTAAAAGCCAAAAATAGTGGAAGTAGTCCCTATCCCCCTACTCTTTAGTGATGCTTGGGAGAATTAGTATGGGTTATATGCTGTAATGTTATGTCACTCTTGGTTATATGCTTTAATGTTATGTCACTCTTTGCCACTTGATACCTAGGATTCATGTCTAATTAATGAAGTAGTTTGAATCGGTAATGGAATTCTATAAACCTACTTAATCGATAAACCAAGCTTTAGTCCACAAAAAAGAGTTTTACTTATTTCATAAGTCAAAATTAAAGTTCAAATGACTTCTCAGAAAAACATCAAATCACATTTTTACAAATTTGCCTAGAAGTCAATTTACTACTTTTATCAATTTCGTTAAATCAAGTCACCATTTTTTCCTCATATGTTGcccaatattttatttttaacagTGTGAAgctttctaaaaattagctacaTTTTATTTTCTTCGGAGGGCACAAATTATGCTCTTATACTTATATAATTTAAACTAATAGATGTTCTACTTTTTACTTTAGTGCTTTGCATATTTTGTAAGATTTCAATAAATATACTTTAGTacaatattttcaaaatattcatttttagccatatattaattaacctaagtttggccggataaccgtagttaacggattctaaaggatgcctaaccccttccttttaggataatatagaacccttacctagaatcacactgattaagcagactattaacggaggtttagttagctttaccttaggtaataattaggtgccctaattcaccttaaaatcaattaggtggcgactccttaaaacaaacaaatagggatcaccaatatgtcgtactctaatttaacccggttaaaatagggtataacagcttggcgactccactggggactttaggttcttaaccataacaacttaggttaatatttaattaattggatgttttgggtgttttgcctttatttttgctttattgttttcttaTGTGCTTTCAAATGGCTGTTTTATTATGACAAattttctatgttactgctttccttaaactggcattccgttcatatttcctccatttctggaaaactcacactatcacacgtacacgcgaggtgtgttttgcgcacccgtaAATTTCTTCAAATATccaaaattttaggagagttggcgtatgcgcggggtgtccgaataacggtTACCGCGTAGcattctcactcgagtagtccgctcgagaaccttgtgtctagtaaacccactcttagtctacctagggtagagcgaaaaccaaaatcttgtaaggacatgcatcattttaaacctaggaggcttaatacccttggcgTATTGAGTTCATTAGttaaccttaccaaatgtccaaatgagtctatgactctaagtggcactattcactatttatgtgcattatttaAAGGACAAATGTGaagaatatgtggacctagtactctatagataaatattttggaaaaactaatattttgttgcaggttgccgtggagcatccaattaatgaaggtttgaagacaaccaaaggaaattagtggagatgaagtattagatatcttagattaactttgaattgtattattaactggcatgtaataaatttttattattcttgtaaattagttttaggaagagttatggaatgatacataaaagacatatttgtccttcaaatgttcgttaggcctacctctggcataaagaggtcccttgcattataggacgcgatgtattatgtgcaataatgtgtttatgtgcaataacatgtccttaccgtatactgacttgttttctttttcttttcttgttttatcttttttcttttaaacttattttcaaaacaaaaggttgacttgtgctaaaggggaactggcggagcatccatatttcacacggtctaaaaccaagaaatcagactctgactcatcgctaatcacctggttaactaaaaagactcgttctaaaatggagcaaagtttgatcaatgcgaCCACTTCATCTgggccatctcttagtttaccgatcacgagggatcccacatcctctaatgaaccagaaacacatttggagatcattgctcgtctagAGCAACGAGTTTCTGAACTAAGTCGCATGGTACTTCAAAATcagtcattttctcaaactccgccacatatgactccatctcgtGGGTTTCGTCAGAcgtgcctatgccacctccattcccaaacttggatgaacttaaccaagcaaacgtttttaccacttctcaaccagTTCATTCCGAACCCTTCGCCCGCCTagttactcaaaatgctcctcTTTTGTTTACAACCGCTTCTTCAAAGTCTCAGTACATACCGCtagcacatgatgttaccaatgcgcatcaagttccgccggtatatacttatgccacagctccacccatgacacaaacccaaggactatgtcacacagatgttgatcattatgtcgaagtagAAAAGGAGGCAaggaaatgataaatagaaagctcaaaagtttggaagatgctatgagaagtttgcgtggactcggtagtaaccaaagcgtgagatatgaagagttatgtgcatttcctgaggtagaattgccaccaggttacaagattccaaaatttgagaagtttgatgggtcgggaaaccctttcttccatttgaaggtctattgtgaaaagttgattggtgtggggaagaacgaagggataagagtcaaactatttaatcagagtttgagtggaaaagctttggaatggtattccaagcaagatacaaccaaatggagtacttgggatgacttggcaaatgcttttgtggatcattgcAAGTTTTATGTTGAGATcactcctgacagaatctcaattacaaaattaaagaagaagtcaaCTGAATCATTCTGAGAATATGcgatacggtggagggaagaagcatctagggtacacccgccCATAGAGGAAACataaatggttactttcttcattcaggcactagagccggagtactatgaacgtttggtgacaatgggcggaaaaacttttgcagaagtgatcaaagctggggacatgatcgaagatggcattaagacagggagaataacaagtctagcggcattgcagtctactagtaaggACATACAGACTGGTGCTcccggaaatggaaagaaaaaagaaaaggacgcgGCAGAGGTAATGGCTCTGGGAAGCccctcataccaccatcaacaaccttCGCGGTACAAGTCTAATGCtctccactcacaatatttccaatattcatcacatccatacaaccaaactttgtcatcttaccaacctcaatcaccacaaatttcctaccccgtctacaacacacaaccaacatacccagctccaccatcacaatttcatcatccaaacaatgcatccgcacctcacCCAAATAGACCTTTTCGCAATTTTACACCGTTAGGAGAGCtgttatacccctttttaaccgggttaatttagggtacaacatattggtgattcctattttgtttattttaaggagtcgccacctaattaatttaacggtgaattaggacacctaatttattaactaaggtaaagttaaaactaaacctccgttaattgtctgcttaaccaatgtgattctaggtaaagactctatattatcctaaatggaaggggttaggcatcctttagaatccgctaactacggttatccgaccaaacttaggttaattaattaagatgggaatttgtataaaagaggactttgaatgccattttaaataaacttgtgaatattactaaggctttaaataaaatgctatttagaaataaaacttataaaggatagtttgcataaaaagggattttagatgctatttaaataaagcttaaaatgttgctaagaccttATATGAAAATATAGTAAATGCTATTCAAGATAAGACTCGTAGAAAACatgataatttgcccataaaCAATAGCTTTTGAGAGAAAGATTTAGCAATTTTAAACTTTGGATTATGTTATATGAAtgtagcaatgtagaaaaatctGGGCTTATAAAcaggattcaaaaggaagtgaattttctttctcctttttatcattttttattaattatgcttagctaaaaaaatatgcatgattgattcaaacttgaagagttatctttgaaatatacttgagtttgtacttgcatattagtgacgttttgaaacatttatgataaaaaaatatgattctctttatttaaaatatatagtcatgccattttgcaaatcaattattccaaaaataaaacatgaaaagaagagaataatttatggaattaattgttagtcttccttaagctaaactacccattactaaacctactaattcattaggatttatgtaaattaagaaacaaaacaaacaaagagttagttgcataatacaaattaaatgcacaaaatgaatagaggagtagataatttgaatgggctcagcccatttttaaaagAGCGGCTGCAATCggggctgttgttgttgaagtgGGCTcagcctattttttttttttacatgctGCGTTCAAGGGCTGCTGTTAGGCTTCGGCCCAATATTTCATTTCGCTGCGGATGGGTTGAATGAGGGATGATTCGAGAAAGATTACgttgggctttcagcccaacaccgaatgcggaagaagaacgagtccctcggactcgtatgcgatgttcatgcataaaaaacgaaggaaaaagaattagtatattatcaatgaataaggttaaacatatAAGATGTAAACATCAAAAACAGATCAGTAGattgtatatattgtgtatatcctatgtatatcacATGGCAGTAGCATAATAGCAAAGAGGAAGAGGGAGAGTAGAAGGGTTTCACATCAGCTCAATGTCAATataccagatatacacacatatattgtCTTATAAACATTTATTGGACAAGAGACTCCTCTATAGTTCAAGAGTAACACTCAGTAAAATAGCTAGTCCTACACATATAAATCGCTGGTCACTTTCAAAACAGGATGGTCTTAAATTAAATATGAATGCGGCTCAATGAGAGTATCATGTTTAAGCATTCTAGTGGTTTGTATTTAAAGAAATCTATACACACAGAACAATGACCAAAGAAGGACGGAATGGGGTCACGCTTCATGATGTACAGGGGCTATTTGACACTCAAACCAATTTGTGCAAAATCTAAGAAAAGTTAAGATTCAATAAATACTCTACTCCAGGTCTAAATGGGAGATAGAAGGAAAACCCTCATATATGCATTTAGGGAAGCAGTACTCATGGAGATCGCATTCTGAGAACCTAGATCTATTTAGACGATGTACAACAAACCACATAGAGGAGCAAACAGGAACAACATTTAACCCATTTTTGTCTAGACATTCAAAAGCGTGACCATCTTCCTTTTTAcaatatcaaaacatatcatagaAGGTACAAGATCAAAACAGAACCAAAAGATGACTCCAACAGTGAATCATATGGTTACCACTGCTCATGCTTTAACTCATTGAAGGACGGACCAGTTTCGGACCAAACTATGATTGCAGTTCCTATTCTAGAAGAGGTACATAGGTCATTTGCCTTcccttttaattttatttaattatccaACTTATCCTGTTAGCTAATCTCAATCATTAGTCTCATATTCATGCTAAATCAACACTCATATTAGTTACTATGTTAGGAATGATTCTAAATGTCTGAAAGGGCATCAAATCAGGCAAAGCCAACATATAATATTCACTAAATTGTTGTTAACTTACACCAGTGA
Coding sequences:
- the LOC132626094 gene encoding cullin-3A-like; translation: MSSNQKKRNFQIEAFKHKVVVDPKYADKTWKILEHAIHEIYNHNASGLSFEELYRNAYNMVLHKFGEKLYSGLVSTITFHLQQISKSIESAQGDLFLEELNRQWADHNKAMQMIRDILMYMDRTFVPSTHKTSVHELGLNLWRDNIVRSSKIQTRLLSMLLGLILKERDGEVINRGLMRNIIKMLVDLGPSVYQEDFEKPFLQVSADFYRVESQRFIECCDCGDYLKKAEKRLNEEIDRVSHYLDPKTEAKITNVVEKEMIENHMPRLVHMENSGLVNMLLDDKYEDLRRMYNLFRRVRNGLATIKDVMTSHIREIGKQLVTDPEKLKDPVEFVQCLLNEKDKYDNIIILAFNNDKTFQNALNSSFEFFINLNPRSPEFISLFVDEKLRKGLKGVSEEDVEIILDKVMMLFRYLQEKDVFEKYYKQHLAKRLLSGKTVSDDAERSLIVKLKTECGYQFTSKLEGMFTDMKTSQDTMQGFHTAYGAELGDGPGPTLVVQVLTTGSWPTQPSVTCNLPAELSALCEKFRSYYLGTHTGRRLSWQTNMGTADLKATFGKGQKHELNVSTYQMCVLMLFNNADRLMYKEIEQATEIPSSDLKRCLQSMACVKGKNVLRKEPMSKDIGEDDAFFVNDKFTSKFYKVKIGTVVAQKESEPEKQETRQRVEEDRKPQIEAAIVRIMKSRKVLDHNNIIAEVTKQLQSRFLANPGEIKKRIESLIERDFLERDDADRRLYRYLA